A genomic window from Micromonospora violae includes:
- a CDS encoding MarR family winged helix-turn-helix transcriptional regulator, protein MPVTDPCELPADRKRGSNFGWSLGMVLRRWQEHVEELLRDLPHGSRGYHILAVVVHEEVPTQGALAARLAIDRSVLTYVIDDLENAGLIERRRDPQDRRARRIVATERGRRTLAEAELRVAHIEDHVLGGLPEEQRGVFRDLAARAAEAIHAAAPATDPCAAVQSVLPPADQTS, encoded by the coding sequence ATGCCCGTGACCGATCCCTGCGAGCTGCCGGCCGACCGCAAGCGCGGCTCGAACTTCGGGTGGTCGCTGGGCATGGTGCTGCGTCGCTGGCAGGAGCACGTCGAGGAGCTGCTGCGGGACCTGCCGCACGGCAGTCGGGGCTACCACATCCTCGCCGTCGTCGTGCACGAGGAGGTGCCCACGCAGGGCGCCCTCGCCGCCCGCCTGGCCATCGACCGCAGCGTCCTGACGTACGTCATCGACGACCTGGAGAACGCCGGGCTCATCGAGCGTCGACGCGACCCCCAGGACCGACGCGCCCGGCGGATCGTGGCCACCGAACGCGGCCGTCGGACGCTCGCCGAGGCCGAGCTGCGGGTCGCCCACATCGAGGACCACGTGCTGGGCGGGCTGCCCGAGGAGCAGCGCGGGGTCTTTCGCGACCTCGCCGCCCGTGCCGCCGAGGCGATCCACGCCGCCGCCCCCGCCACGGACCCCTGCGCGGCGGTGCAGAGCGTCCTCCCGCCGGCCGACCAGACCAGCTGA
- a CDS encoding cellulose binding domain-containing protein yields the protein MSVPAGAAAIGCSVDYSVSSQWQGGFGANVSITNHGDAVTSWTLTWNYNAGQTVTQAWNTTLTQSGTAVTARNVSYNGSIPTNGTVSFGFNGSWAGSNPDPLTFALNGVDCTGGTTPTTPPTTTPPPNGPADVTVNSATTYQTVDGFGAAQSIWGSAWSTTDTQTLVGMGANQLGLSIVRTGLSPVSSEWATHVNSLKTAKSYGSNVKILASPWTAPAAWKTNNSRVNGGKLRTDYYDDYANHLNSYVQYMRGQGVTIDVTSVQNEPDWHPDYDSMDWSGTELRTFVRDQGARVQNTKLMVAEAVNLNYNFTDPTLNDSTARNNIGYIGGHLYGTEESGRLRPYSLAEQHNKPVWMTEWNLHAADGGGSNIWGNPANTAVWNETLDDIMRTVHKSMEANWSAYIWWYGKRYYSFIGDGESAYGTVAGAPLKRGYAFSQYAKYVRPGYQRVALTKSSKASPLEVTAYQGDGKITLVILNRSNSAVNNAVIQAPRTVSRAEHYLTSQNANAASQPTSVNGAQATINVGARSISTLVFTL from the coding sequence ATGTCGGTACCGGCGGGAGCCGCGGCCATCGGCTGTTCGGTGGACTACAGCGTGTCGTCGCAGTGGCAGGGCGGCTTCGGCGCCAACGTCAGCATCACCAATCACGGTGACGCGGTGACGAGTTGGACGCTGACCTGGAACTACAACGCCGGACAGACCGTCACGCAGGCCTGGAACACCACGCTGACCCAGAGCGGCACCGCCGTCACCGCCAGGAACGTCAGCTACAACGGGAGCATCCCGACCAACGGGACGGTCTCGTTCGGGTTCAACGGCTCGTGGGCCGGCAGCAACCCCGATCCGCTCACCTTCGCGCTCAACGGTGTGGACTGCACCGGCGGCACGACGCCGACCACCCCTCCCACGACCACCCCGCCACCGAACGGGCCGGCGGACGTCACGGTCAACAGCGCGACGACGTACCAGACAGTCGACGGTTTCGGAGCCGCGCAGTCGATCTGGGGTAGCGCCTGGTCGACGACGGACACGCAGACGCTGGTCGGGATGGGCGCCAACCAGTTGGGGTTGTCCATCGTGCGGACCGGCCTGTCGCCGGTCTCCAGCGAGTGGGCGACACATGTGAACTCGTTGAAGACGGCGAAGTCGTACGGGTCGAACGTCAAGATCCTCGCTTCTCCGTGGACCGCGCCGGCGGCGTGGAAGACCAACAACAGCCGGGTCAACGGCGGCAAGCTGAGGACCGACTACTACGACGACTACGCCAACCATCTGAACAGCTACGTCCAGTACATGCGGGGTCAGGGCGTGACCATCGACGTCACCTCGGTGCAGAACGAGCCCGACTGGCACCCCGACTACGACTCGATGGACTGGAGCGGCACCGAGCTACGCACCTTCGTCCGCGACCAGGGCGCCCGGGTGCAGAACACCAAGCTGATGGTCGCCGAGGCGGTGAACCTCAACTACAACTTCACCGATCCGACCCTCAACGACTCGACCGCCCGCAACAACATCGGATACATCGGTGGGCACCTCTACGGCACCGAGGAGTCGGGCCGGCTACGGCCGTACTCCCTGGCGGAGCAGCACAACAAGCCGGTGTGGATGACCGAGTGGAACCTGCACGCCGCCGACGGCGGCGGCTCCAACATCTGGGGCAACCCCGCAAACACGGCGGTCTGGAACGAAACCCTCGACGACATCATGCGCACCGTGCACAAGTCGATGGAGGCCAACTGGAGCGCCTACATCTGGTGGTACGGCAAGCGCTACTACTCCTTCATCGGCGACGGCGAGTCGGCGTACGGCACCGTCGCGGGCGCTCCGCTCAAGCGCGGATACGCCTTCTCCCAGTACGCCAAGTACGTCCGCCCCGGCTACCAGCGGGTCGCCCTGACGAAGAGCTCCAAGGCCTCCCCGCTGGAGGTGACGGCCTATCAGGGAGACGGAAAGATCACCCTGGTGATCCTCAACCGCTCGAACAGCGCGGTCAACAACGCCGTGATCCAGGCCCCGCGCACCGTCAGCCGGGCCGAGCACTACCTCACCTCGCAGAACGCCAACGCCGCCAGCCAACCGACCAGCGTCAACGGCGCTCAGGCCACCATCAACGTCGGCGCACGCAGCATCTCCACCCTCGTCTTCACCCTCTGA
- a CDS encoding IlvD/Edd family dehydratase, with product MSTTNRPLRSAQWFGAEGRNGFIHRSWMRNQGFADDVFDGRPVIGIATTWSELTPCNAHLRDLAESVKRGVWESGGLPLEFPAMSLGEPLMRPTTMLYRNLLAMELEESVRANPLDGVVLLSGCDKTTPGLLMGAASVDLPTLMMTGGPMLNGKFRGQDIGSGTVVWRFTEEMRAGRMTAADCSEAEVGMSRSRGHCMTMGTASTMACVTEALGVQLPGAAAVPAVDSRRYALAHAAGRRIVAMVEQDQRLSSVLTRQAFENAVRVNAAIGGSTNAVVHLLAIAGRLGVPLSLEDFDTLTADVPMLVNLMPSGTYLMEDFAYAGGLPAVMKELAPLLHMDHVTVSGRSVAENVDGAQCWNRDVIGTMEEPFQPAGSGTVVLRGSLAPSGAVLKVSAASTHLLTHTGPALVFDRIEDYVVAADDPDLAVTPDTVIVVRNAGPRGYPGFPEVGNVPMPRRLLADGITDMVRISDARMSGTGYGTCVLHVAPEASVGGPLALVRTGDLISVDVATRRLDLLVDDAELAVRRAAWQPPKPVADRGWVRLYSEHVLQADSGADLDFLVGGSGSAVPRHSH from the coding sequence ATGTCGACGACGAATCGACCGCTGCGCAGCGCGCAGTGGTTCGGTGCGGAAGGCCGCAACGGGTTCATCCATCGGTCCTGGATGCGCAACCAGGGGTTCGCGGACGACGTCTTCGACGGTCGTCCGGTGATCGGCATCGCCACCACCTGGTCGGAGCTGACACCCTGCAACGCCCACCTGCGCGACCTGGCCGAATCGGTGAAGCGGGGTGTGTGGGAGAGCGGGGGTCTGCCGCTGGAGTTTCCGGCGATGAGCCTGGGCGAGCCCCTGATGCGACCCACGACCATGCTCTACCGCAACCTGCTGGCGATGGAGTTGGAGGAGTCGGTCCGCGCCAACCCGCTCGACGGGGTGGTCCTCCTCTCCGGCTGCGACAAGACCACCCCCGGCCTGCTGATGGGGGCGGCGAGCGTCGACCTGCCCACCCTGATGATGACCGGCGGCCCGATGCTCAACGGCAAGTTCCGCGGCCAGGACATCGGCTCCGGCACGGTCGTCTGGCGTTTCACCGAGGAGATGCGGGCCGGTCGGATGACCGCGGCTGACTGCTCCGAGGCGGAGGTCGGCATGTCCCGCAGCCGGGGTCACTGCATGACCATGGGCACCGCCTCCACGATGGCCTGTGTGACCGAGGCGCTTGGTGTGCAGCTGCCGGGGGCGGCCGCCGTGCCGGCGGTCGACTCCCGGCGGTATGCGCTCGCCCACGCCGCCGGACGCCGGATCGTCGCCATGGTCGAACAGGACCAACGGTTGTCCTCGGTGCTCACCAGGCAGGCGTTCGAGAACGCCGTCCGGGTCAACGCCGCGATCGGTGGCTCCACCAACGCGGTCGTGCACCTGCTGGCGATCGCCGGCCGTCTCGGCGTTCCCCTGTCCCTGGAGGACTTCGACACCCTCACCGCCGATGTGCCGATGCTCGTCAACCTGATGCCGTCCGGCACGTACCTGATGGAGGACTTCGCCTACGCGGGCGGCCTTCCGGCGGTGATGAAGGAGCTCGCCCCGCTGCTGCACATGGACCACGTCACCGTCAGCGGCAGGAGCGTGGCGGAGAACGTCGACGGCGCCCAGTGCTGGAACCGGGACGTCATCGGCACGATGGAAGAGCCGTTCCAGCCCGCCGGCTCGGGCACCGTGGTGCTGCGCGGGTCCCTCGCACCGTCCGGAGCGGTGCTCAAGGTCTCCGCCGCCTCCACCCATCTGCTCACCCACACCGGCCCGGCGCTCGTCTTCGACCGGATCGAGGACTACGTCGTCGCCGCCGACGACCCGGACCTCGCCGTCACCCCCGACACGGTGATCGTCGTCCGCAACGCCGGGCCACGGGGCTACCCCGGCTTCCCGGAGGTGGGCAACGTCCCCATGCCACGACGGCTGCTCGCCGACGGCATCACGGACATGGTGCGGATCTCCGACGCCCGGATGAGCGGCACCGGTTACGGCACCTGCGTCCTGCACGTGGCGCCGGAGGCGTCCGTGGGCGGCCCGCTCGCCCTGGTGCGCACCGGCGACCTGATCTCCGTCGATGTCGCGACGCGCCGCCTGGACCTCCTGGTCGACGATGCGGAACTCGCGGTACGCCGCGCCGCCTGGCAGCCGCCGAAGCCGGTGGCCGACCGGGGTTGGGTACGGCTGTACAGCGAACACGTCCTACAGGCCGACAGCGGCGCGGATCTGGACTTTCTGGTGGGTGGCAGCGGCAGCGCGGTGCCGCGTCACTCACACTGA
- a CDS encoding carbohydrate ABC transporter permease, with translation MTDHTSVRAGARRPQRYLPLQILLGFLVIYFLVPFWWVIVNSSKDAPGLFGGGNTLWFTDQIDYLGNLRQLFTYDGGIYLRWILNSTLYAIAGGIGATVLAVMAGYGFAKYRFAARRFSFAVVLGALMVPATALVIPTFIMFSRLGLTNTVWAVILPSLLNPFGVYLMHVYARDAVPDELLDAARVDGAGEMRTFLQIAVPLMRPAVVTVLLLSAVASWNNYFLPLAMLSDNRLFPVTVGLGLWQGIASANNAGTTSLWSLIILGSLVSVIPLIIAFFSLQRHWRGGLSVGGLR, from the coding sequence ATGACCGACCACACCAGCGTCCGCGCAGGCGCCCGCCGACCGCAGCGCTACCTCCCTCTGCAGATCCTCCTCGGCTTCCTGGTGATCTACTTCCTCGTACCGTTCTGGTGGGTCATCGTCAACAGTTCCAAGGACGCGCCCGGCCTGTTCGGCGGCGGTAACACCCTCTGGTTCACCGACCAGATCGACTACCTCGGGAACCTCCGGCAACTCTTCACCTACGACGGTGGCATCTACCTGCGGTGGATTCTCAATTCCACGCTGTACGCCATCGCCGGCGGCATCGGCGCCACGGTCCTGGCGGTCATGGCCGGTTACGGGTTCGCCAAGTACCGCTTCGCCGCCCGACGTTTCAGCTTCGCCGTGGTGCTCGGCGCGCTGATGGTGCCCGCCACCGCGCTGGTCATCCCGACCTTCATCATGTTCTCCCGGCTCGGCCTGACGAACACGGTGTGGGCGGTGATCCTCCCGTCGCTGCTCAACCCGTTCGGCGTCTACCTGATGCACGTGTACGCGCGCGACGCGGTGCCCGACGAACTCCTGGACGCGGCGCGGGTCGACGGCGCGGGAGAAATGCGGACGTTCCTCCAGATCGCTGTTCCGCTGATGCGTCCCGCGGTGGTCACGGTGCTGCTCCTGTCGGCTGTGGCGTCCTGGAACAACTACTTCCTGCCCCTGGCCATGCTCTCCGACAACCGGCTCTTCCCGGTCACCGTCGGTCTCGGTCTCTGGCAGGGAATCGCGTCCGCGAACAACGCGGGGACCACCTCGCTGTGGAGCCTCATCATCCTGGGCTCCCTGGTGTCCGTGATCCCGCTGATCATCGCGTTCTTCAGCCTCCAACGACACTGGCGCGGCGGGCTCTCCGTCGGAGGTCTCCGGTAG
- a CDS encoding ABC transporter substrate-binding protein, translating into MKRRRILATVAMLVAGSGLVACSSDEGGSDASNCTNTITKKDLPVVTMWGWYPNTQLVVDNFNKQNNEVQVCWTNVGQGGDEYDKFQTAISAGTGAPDVIMVEADRIPTFQIQGALVDIKQYGYDAVKANYSEGAWKDVSVGDAVYGVPVDGGPMGMIYRKDIFDKYKITPPKTWAEYEQAAQKVKDAGGPLFGDFGANVPAVLMALQIQKGATPFSFDPAQPTSIGVKLNDQASKDVLDYWGGLARKGLVGTENQFTPEYISGVINGNYATYISAAWAPGYLTGAGVGKGQDTGKFAVAPLPQWDPANPVQVNWGGSAFSVTKQSKKPELAAKVAYGLYADKESLTDGWTNQVIFPLNLTALKDPAFIDLKVAFFDGQQANKEVYVPAADAYKGVQYAPFGQYYLDAMEKQVSEVIKGSVTGAQAADRLQEDVAKYAKEQGFTVQ; encoded by the coding sequence ATGAAGAGAAGACGAATACTCGCCACGGTAGCCATGCTCGTGGCGGGCAGCGGCCTCGTCGCCTGCTCCTCCGATGAGGGTGGCAGCGACGCGAGCAACTGCACGAACACCATCACCAAGAAGGACCTGCCGGTCGTGACGATGTGGGGCTGGTACCCCAACACCCAGCTCGTCGTCGACAACTTCAACAAGCAGAACAACGAGGTGCAGGTCTGCTGGACCAACGTCGGGCAGGGCGGTGACGAGTACGACAAGTTCCAGACGGCCATCTCGGCGGGCACCGGCGCACCCGACGTGATCATGGTCGAGGCGGACCGGATCCCGACCTTCCAGATCCAGGGCGCGCTCGTCGACATCAAGCAGTACGGCTACGACGCGGTCAAGGCTAACTACAGCGAGGGCGCCTGGAAGGACGTGTCGGTCGGCGACGCGGTCTACGGCGTCCCGGTCGACGGTGGCCCGATGGGCATGATCTACCGCAAGGACATCTTCGACAAGTACAAGATCACGCCGCCGAAGACCTGGGCCGAGTACGAGCAGGCCGCGCAGAAGGTGAAGGACGCCGGCGGCCCGCTCTTCGGCGACTTCGGCGCGAACGTCCCGGCGGTGCTGATGGCGCTCCAGATCCAGAAGGGCGCCACACCCTTCAGCTTCGATCCGGCGCAGCCGACGTCGATCGGCGTCAAGCTCAACGACCAGGCGTCCAAGGACGTGCTGGACTACTGGGGTGGCCTGGCCAGGAAGGGCCTGGTCGGCACGGAGAACCAGTTCACCCCGGAGTACATCTCCGGCGTGATCAACGGCAACTACGCGACGTACATCTCGGCGGCGTGGGCACCCGGCTACCTCACCGGCGCGGGTGTCGGCAAGGGCCAGGACACCGGCAAGTTCGCGGTGGCGCCGCTGCCGCAGTGGGACCCGGCGAACCCGGTGCAGGTGAACTGGGGCGGGTCGGCGTTCTCGGTGACCAAGCAGTCGAAGAAGCCGGAGTTGGCGGCGAAGGTCGCCTACGGGCTCTACGCCGACAAGGAGTCGCTCACCGACGGCTGGACCAACCAGGTCATCTTCCCGCTGAACCTCACGGCCCTCAAGGACCCGGCGTTCATCGACCTGAAGGTGGCGTTCTTCGACGGCCAGCAGGCGAACAAGGAGGTCTACGTCCCCGCCGCCGACGCCTACAAGGGCGTCCAGTACGCCCCCTTCGGCCAGTACTACCTCGACGCCATGGAGAAGCAGGTCAGCGAGGTCATCAAGGGGTCCGTCACCGGAGCGCAGGCTGCCGACCGGCTCCAGGAGGACGTGGCGAAGTACGCCAAGGAACAAGGCTTCACCGTTCAGTGA
- a CDS encoding alpha/beta hydrolase, which produces MTTGQYHGRLRRLGVRRRLSAAFTAGVIATAAVLLAPQPAAAETPWLNVSPDRYASFAVPAAYVQEQLGTVSQVVVEGNFGPSASWAEFGLTRRGDVWSGVLGALEPGLYTYQLTADDTLTIKDPTNSTSVASNPLLSTFLVAGDSARWLVDVPSGTGGTVETLTYRARNAQRSALVWTPPGYSAKGPKGYPTLLLQSGAGDAATDWLDLGRAKQILDNLSAAGAMSPMVVVITNADAADDRELKDLRKAVTDNYRVLRDPAHQAIAGVADGGAQALRAALTRAGQFGYVGWFSGTSAPEIDRKDAKAINRGVKLLRLYTGNVTDPAHNTTYRLTKALDRADVRFEFDGVNPDGGATWTTWQENLVDFLPRLFRPVQDHGPSPGHQPLKREFTPPPAGTTPTPFVTEDGFVTFETTTDFADAQHVTVWANVAPGGSWLRLPLTRDGDRWRATVGPLKPWFYYYRLIVDRVAVKDTSNPTKVTTEPMWSTFFIPGPGARLLSDVPAGQGGKVESMTYTSTVAGQDRTALVWTPPGYDPGRAQPYPVLYLQHGGGQNYTDWVEMGRAKQILDHQFLDGDLTPMVVVMGNGNSSNFNRELRENIVPTARARYHVSSDPSQQALAGLSMGGGQAFGVLRAYPGEFAYVAAFSAGFGSGTGVDVEAINNGTTMLRLYVGDQTDFVYPSFMASLTTLNDLGIRYEFDGVTPGPHGWDVWQKNLIDLAPRLFKR; this is translated from the coding sequence GTGACTACCGGACAGTATCACGGGCGCTTACGCCGTCTGGGCGTACGCCGGCGACTCTCGGCGGCGTTCACCGCCGGCGTCATCGCCACGGCGGCGGTGCTCCTCGCGCCGCAACCCGCAGCGGCGGAGACGCCGTGGCTGAACGTCTCCCCGGACCGCTACGCCTCGTTCGCCGTCCCGGCGGCGTACGTCCAGGAGCAGCTCGGCACCGTCTCGCAGGTCGTTGTCGAGGGCAACTTCGGACCGTCCGCCAGCTGGGCGGAGTTCGGTCTGACCCGCCGGGGGGACGTGTGGTCGGGCGTTCTCGGCGCGTTGGAGCCGGGGCTGTACACCTACCAGCTCACCGCCGACGACACCTTGACCATCAAGGACCCGACGAACAGCACCAGTGTCGCGTCGAACCCGCTCCTGAGCACGTTCCTCGTCGCGGGTGACTCGGCACGGTGGCTGGTCGACGTGCCGTCGGGCACCGGCGGCACGGTCGAGACGCTGACCTACCGGGCCAGGAACGCGCAGCGCTCGGCGTTGGTCTGGACGCCACCGGGTTACTCGGCCAAGGGTCCGAAGGGGTACCCGACGCTCCTCCTGCAGTCAGGCGCCGGTGACGCCGCCACCGACTGGCTCGATCTCGGTCGCGCCAAGCAGATCCTCGACAACCTCTCGGCCGCGGGCGCGATGAGCCCGATGGTGGTGGTGATCACCAACGCCGACGCCGCCGACGACAGGGAGTTGAAGGACCTCCGGAAGGCGGTCACCGACAACTACCGGGTCCTTCGCGACCCGGCGCACCAGGCGATCGCGGGTGTGGCCGACGGCGGTGCGCAGGCGCTGCGGGCCGCGCTCACCAGGGCGGGTCAGTTCGGTTACGTCGGCTGGTTCTCGGGCACGTCGGCACCGGAGATCGACCGGAAGGACGCCAAGGCGATCAACCGCGGCGTCAAGCTGCTGCGCCTGTACACGGGTAACGTCACCGACCCCGCGCACAACACCACCTACCGACTGACGAAGGCGCTGGACCGCGCCGATGTCCGGTTCGAGTTCGACGGGGTCAACCCGGACGGTGGCGCGACCTGGACCACCTGGCAGGAGAACCTCGTCGACTTCCTGCCGCGGTTGTTCCGGCCCGTGCAGGATCACGGGCCGAGCCCCGGTCACCAGCCGCTGAAGCGGGAGTTCACCCCGCCGCCGGCCGGCACCACCCCGACGCCCTTCGTCACCGAGGACGGGTTCGTCACGTTCGAGACGACCACCGACTTCGCGGACGCTCAGCACGTCACGGTCTGGGCGAACGTCGCGCCGGGCGGCAGTTGGCTGCGACTGCCGCTGACCCGCGACGGTGACCGGTGGCGGGCGACAGTGGGTCCGCTCAAGCCGTGGTTCTACTACTACCGGTTGATTGTGGACCGGGTCGCGGTCAAGGACACCTCCAACCCGACGAAGGTGACCACCGAACCGATGTGGAGCACCTTCTTCATCCCCGGCCCGGGCGCCCGACTGCTGTCGGACGTGCCCGCCGGGCAGGGCGGGAAGGTCGAGAGCATGACCTATACCAGCACGGTGGCCGGCCAGGACCGCACCGCGCTGGTGTGGACCCCACCGGGGTACGACCCGGGCCGGGCGCAGCCGTACCCCGTCCTCTACCTGCAGCACGGTGGCGGCCAGAACTACACGGACTGGGTCGAGATGGGCCGCGCCAAGCAGATCCTCGACCACCAGTTCCTCGACGGCGACCTCACGCCGATGGTGGTGGTGATGGGCAACGGCAACTCCTCGAACTTCAACCGGGAGTTGCGGGAGAACATCGTTCCGACCGCCCGTGCCCGCTACCACGTCTCCAGCGATCCGTCGCAGCAGGCCCTCGCCGGCCTGTCGATGGGCGGCGGGCAGGCGTTCGGGGTGCTGCGGGCCTACCCGGGTGAGTTCGCCTACGTCGCGGCGTTCTCGGCCGGCTTCGGTAGCGGCACCGGCGTCGACGTGGAGGCGATCAACAACGGCACCACGATGCTGCGCCTGTACGTCGGTGACCAGACCGACTTCGTGTACCCGAGCTTCATGGCATCGCTGACCACGTTGAACGACCTCGGTATCCGCTACGAGTTCGACGGGGTCACCCCCGGGCCGCACGGTTGGGACGTGTGGCAGAAGAACCTCATCGACCTGGCGCCCCGTCTGTTCAAGCGCTAG
- a CDS encoding carbohydrate ABC transporter permease — protein MTSLTEKRAARTQPETRKIRGKVHLREHLMGWLFVGPFGVVFLAFLIAPLLYALYLSLFQKKLIGGTSFVLFDNYVKAFTDPSFLSGAWFVIRFSLVSIPVQIIIALAMALILDSVTTLFARFSRLMIFLPYAIPTVIGAVMWGFLYSKGFGPLTDIFGLFGATAPDFLSSDLIFYGLLNVVTWQWAGYYMIILYAALQGVDPTLYEAARMDGAGRWQIATRIKIPLIAPALILILVFSLIGTLQFFNEPQILRYLAAGAIGSDFTPNMYAYQQAFSLANFNYGSAISFALGGIVFICVYAFLFFTRKRRSFL, from the coding sequence ATGACATCCCTGACCGAGAAGCGCGCAGCGCGTACACAGCCTGAGACGCGCAAGATCCGTGGCAAGGTACACCTTCGCGAGCACCTGATGGGATGGCTCTTCGTCGGGCCGTTCGGGGTCGTGTTCCTGGCGTTCCTCATCGCCCCGCTGCTGTACGCGCTGTACCTCAGTCTCTTTCAGAAGAAGCTGATCGGCGGCACCAGCTTCGTCCTCTTCGACAACTACGTGAAGGCGTTCACCGACCCGAGCTTCCTGTCCGGGGCGTGGTTCGTCATCCGCTTCTCGCTCGTCTCGATCCCGGTGCAGATCATCATCGCGCTCGCGATGGCGCTCATCCTGGACTCGGTGACCACCCTGTTCGCCCGCTTCTCCCGCCTCATGATCTTCCTGCCGTACGCGATCCCGACGGTCATCGGCGCGGTGATGTGGGGGTTCCTCTACAGCAAGGGCTTCGGCCCACTCACCGACATCTTCGGGCTCTTCGGCGCCACCGCACCTGACTTCCTGAGCAGCGACCTGATCTTCTACGGGTTGCTCAACGTGGTGACCTGGCAGTGGGCCGGCTACTACATGATCATCCTGTACGCGGCGTTGCAGGGCGTCGACCCGACGCTCTACGAGGCGGCCCGGATGGACGGCGCCGGGCGGTGGCAGATCGCCACGCGGATCAAGATCCCGCTGATCGCGCCAGCGCTGATCCTGATCCTGGTCTTCTCGCTCATCGGCACCCTGCAGTTCTTCAACGAGCCGCAGATCCTGCGGTACCTCGCCGCGGGCGCGATCGGCTCGGACTTCACCCCCAACATGTACGCCTACCAGCAGGCGTTCTCGCTCGCCAACTTCAACTACGGGTCCGCGATCTCCTTCGCTCTCGGCGGGATCGTGTTCATCTGCGTGTACGCCTTCCTGTTCTTCACCCGCAAGCGGAGGAGCTTCCTCTGA
- a CDS encoding LacI family DNA-binding transcriptional regulator — MRVHAKVAVTAADRPAVMADVARLAGVSHQTVSRVINGAPSIRRETRERVLEAIRRLDYRPNTAARALVRGRSGMIGIIGTARTLFGPTSIHRSVEDAARAAGYFATSVSLSEVTVRALSDATEHLMRVGVEGVVMIAGNDEALEVVRMTRSSVPFVVVEGDLSRASVTVGVDQVLGARMATEHLLDLGHREIVHVSGPPNWAEARARLDGWRQAMSAAGLRPPEPVEGDWRAHSGYVAGLRIGAMRRTTAVFAANDQMAIGVLRALHERGRRVPQDVSVVGFDDVPEAPYLIPPLTTIQQDFGAVGRRAITAVTQAIDDTVPQRLPLVVPTLVVRQSTAPPTRTDR; from the coding sequence GTGCGAGTCCACGCAAAGGTCGCCGTGACGGCGGCCGACCGGCCAGCGGTGATGGCCGACGTCGCTCGCCTGGCGGGCGTGTCACACCAGACGGTGTCCCGGGTCATCAACGGGGCACCCAGCATCAGGCGCGAGACCCGGGAGCGGGTCCTCGAAGCCATTCGACGGCTCGACTACCGTCCCAACACCGCCGCCCGCGCGTTGGTCCGCGGTCGGTCCGGAATGATCGGCATCATCGGCACGGCCAGGACGCTGTTCGGTCCGACGAGCATCCACCGCAGCGTCGAGGACGCGGCCCGTGCCGCCGGCTATTTCGCCACCTCGGTGAGCCTGTCGGAGGTGACGGTACGGGCGCTCAGCGACGCCACCGAACACCTCATGCGCGTCGGCGTGGAGGGCGTCGTGATGATCGCCGGCAACGACGAGGCGCTCGAGGTGGTGCGGATGACCCGCTCGAGTGTCCCCTTCGTCGTGGTGGAGGGCGACCTGTCCCGGGCCAGCGTGACCGTCGGCGTCGACCAGGTGCTCGGCGCCCGGATGGCCACCGAACACCTGCTCGACCTCGGACATCGGGAGATCGTGCACGTGAGCGGCCCGCCCAACTGGGCGGAGGCCCGTGCTCGCCTCGACGGGTGGCGTCAGGCGATGAGTGCGGCGGGCCTGCGCCCGCCGGAGCCGGTCGAGGGCGACTGGAGAGCGCACAGCGGGTACGTCGCCGGGTTGCGGATCGGCGCGATGCGCCGGACCACGGCGGTGTTCGCCGCCAACGACCAGATGGCCATCGGTGTGCTGCGCGCACTGCACGAGCGCGGGCGGCGGGTGCCGCAGGACGTCTCCGTCGTCGGATTCGACGACGTCCCCGAGGCGCCCTACCTCATTCCGCCATTGACGACGATCCAGCAGGATTTCGGCGCGGTCGGCCGACGGGCCATCACGGCCGTCACCCAGGCCATCGACGACACGGTGCCGCAGCGCCTGCCGCTGGTCGTCCCCACGCTCGTGGTGCGGCAGAGCACGGCGCCGCCGACCCGGACCGACAGGTGA